The nucleotide window TCATACTACATCATCACGCCCATAGTTAAGACCCTCGGCTGGCTTCCGAGCGACGTCAGCGGTGGAGCGATCAGCGGCTTCGTCTACGCCAACATGACCAGGCCGCTTGGCATAGGAATGCTCCTCGGCGGCTCGATAGCCGGGCTGATACTCTCGATGCCCGTCATCATAGTCGCCCTCAGGAGCATAGCCAACGCGAGCAAGCTCGGAACCGGAAGGAACGAGGAGCTCCCGATAAAGTACCTCTACGCCGGAATAACCCTAGCCTTCCTCCTCCTGCTGGTCACTACCTACCAGCTCGGCGGCCTCGGCATCGGCAGGAGCCTGCTCACTGCACTCGTCGGCGTCGCCTGGATATTCGTCGCCTCGCTGCTCGTCGCCATGTCCACCGGAATGACCGACTGGAGTCCGGTTTCCGGCCTCTCGCTCGTGTCGGTCATGATACTCCTCTACCTCACCGGCAAGCAGGTGCCGCTGACCATACTCCTCGGAGCCACCGTCGGTGTCGCCATCTCCGGCGCCGCCGATATGATGCAGGACCTCAAGACCGGCCACCTCGTTGGCGGCATTCCCTCCAGGCAGCAGAAGGTCGAGCTCCTCACCGCCTGGATAGGCCCGATAATAGCCCTCACCGTCGTCGGCCTCATATGGAAGGCCTACGGCATTGGAAACGAGATGGTCCCGGCGCCGCAGGCGATGGCCCTCAAGTCCATGGTCGATGCGATCCTCGGCGGCAACGTTCCGGTGGACAAGTTCCTCGCGGGAGGAATCCTCGGCTTCGCCCTCTCCATGAGCGGAATACCGGGACTCGGCGTCCTCGTCGGCCTGTCAATGTACCTGCCGATGCTCTACATCCTGCCCTACGGACTCGGCTGTATCGTCCACGAGATAGCCAAGAGGAAGAAGGGCAACGAGTTCATAACCGAGAAGGTGCTCCCGGTCGCGGCCGGACTGATGGTCGGAGAGGCGGCAATGACGCTCCTCTTCGCGGTCCTGACCGTTATGGGAGTGCTCCACCCGTGAGGTGATGGAAATGAAGAAGCTCGTTGGAAACGTCCTGCTCACGGTAGGCCTCGTTACGGGAGCCATTACCGCCGCCAGGATACCGCCCATGTGGGGCGGCTTGGCAGTTTCCCTGGCCGTCATGGGTGCCGGAATATTCCTCAGGCGCCAGGGTGCCAGGGAGGAGCTCCATAGGGCGGCCCAGAGCGGAACCGGTGGCGTCAGGGAGCTTGAGAGGCTCCTCACCGATGCCCTTGGCAGGATTGAGAGGATAATGGACGCCCCGCGCGAGAAGGCCGTTGAAGAGCTCACCGGAATCCTTGAGGAGCTCGATGAGTTCGCCGAGAAGGCGCAGCCCCTAAGGATAGAGGGCCTCATGACATACGGAACCATCATGAGCGTCTTCAGCAGGGGCGAGAGGGCCCTCAACAGGGCATGGAGCGCCTTCGCCGACGGCTATGAGAACGAGGGAAGGAGATACCTCCGCTACGGCTACGAGGACCTCAAGGAGACCCTCAGCGCGGTCAAGGCGCTGAAGGTCTGATCCTAAATTTTTCTTTCTCGCTATTCTATGATGTATGTGTGCACCATAAGCCCTCCGTGCCCTATGAGGCGGTGGTGCTTGATTTCAAAGCCGTTCTCTGTTATGGCTTCCTCTATCGCCCGCTTTTCTGTCGTTATGAAGACCCCGCGCTTTTCGAGAACCTTTGCCAGCTCGCCAAAGAAGTCCATGTAGAGCCCCGGAATCATGCTCTTTCTGCCTATTTTAAGGCCGTAGGGAAGGTTGCTCACCGCGAAGTCCACACTCTCGACGTATTCGCTCAGCCTGGTGGCGTCTCCGAGGAGGAACTCTATCCTCCCCATGACTCCCGCGGAGAGGGCGTTCATCTCGGCCCCGCGCAGGTGTTTTCTGTACTTCTCCAGGCCGAGTATTCTCCCTTCGTAGCTCCTGAGCGCTAACTCAATCGGAATCGTACCGCTTCCACAGAATGGGTCTACGAAGGAACCGCCGTCTGGCCTTGCCAGCTCAATCAATGCGTTCGCTATGCTGGCCTTGAGATGAGCGGGGTGGTCGTAAACGCGCCAGGGCCTCTTATGGAGGGAACTATCTCCAGTCGTATCTATCCCGAGGAAGAAGACGTCTCCTATAAGTTCCGCCCTGAAAATCACCGCCGGGTGGTCGAGGTTGACTTTTGGCCTTCCGAAGCGCTCAAGCCTCTCGAATATCGCCTTTCCAACTTTCTTTGATATGTCGAGGCTCGTTATCTTATGTTCACCCTTCCTGAAGGAGCGTACTGCAAAGGGTTCGCTCACCTTGACGTACCTTTCCACTGGAAGCTCTGAGACGAACTCCTCTATCCTCCTGAGGGCAAGGTCGGGTTCGTCTCCCCCGATCCCCTCAAAGCGCTCGCTCGCTATCTCGACTATTACACGGTGAAGGAGCCTTGAGCGCTCGTTAAGATAGGTTGAAACGCTCAGCTCCCTCTTCCTGCCCTTTTCGTCGGTGTAGAAAGCTTCGCCGACTTCAGCTAAAACCCTCCCCTCAACGCCGAGTGGCTTTTCCTCCACTCGAAACGGAACTCCAAGGCCAGAGAGCAGGTTCTCAACCTCTCCCTTTGCAATGTCCTCCATGCCCTTGGAAGTCGTTAGTAAAAGCCTCATGTGGTCACGTTGTTCGCCCCGTTTAAAAAACCTGCTCCGCCCTTCCGTGTTTTTGGAGTTTTTATATTTAACTTTTCCCGATAGCTTTATATACAATTCGCGGTCAAAATACTTTGCCATGAGACTTCCGGTCAGGAGCCTGGTGCGCCTTGTGGCGGTTTACCTTGGCGTCCTCCTAGTGATCGTTCTGGTAGCCGGCGCCAGCTCGAACAAACTGACGTGGGAGTATGCTCATGAGGCTGTTCTCCACATCCGCGAATCCAACCCGGCTTTTTACGCCGAGCTTGAGAGGAACGCCACTCGGGAAGGACTGACGGTCGATGAGTACTACTACAGAATACTCACTAAGGCAAAGGGAGTTGAAACCGACAACCTTCTCCTCATGGGGATAGACCTCCTCAGGAAGAGCTTTGACTACTACCGCGAGAACCCCAAGTACGACTTCGCCCACGTCATAGGAATCAGCCTCGCAGTCATGGGGCTGGCCATGGTTCTGACTCTTTTCCTGGGCCTCTTCCTCGGCTTCAGGCTGGCGAACGGTAGGTTCCTTGGAACGGTTGAGGGACTGGCGCGCTTTTTCAACGGCCTGCCCTCCTGGTGGATTGGTGCGGTTCTGATAGCGGTCTTCGCGGTCGAGCTGGGCGTTCTTCCCATCGCCGGCCTGAGGAGCACCCCTCCAAAGGAGGGCTTTGGGGACTTCCTCGACGTTCTCTGGCACCTCATCCTCCCGGTTTCCACGCTGGTCTTCGTCTACGTCTGGGAGTTCATAGTTACTGTGGCCCACGAGGTGAGGAACGAGCTTGGAAAGCCCTACGTCCTCACGGAGAGGGCTAAAGGCCTTCCTGAGGGGCTGATATACAGGAAGCACGTCCTCAGAAACGTTTCCATCGTCCTGAGTTCTTTCACGGTCCAGAAGTTCGTGGAGATGTTCACGGATTACATAGTCATCGACGTCCTCTTCGGCCTCGGCGGTCTTGGAACCCTCCTAAGGGCCAGCTTCGTTAGGACCATAGTCCCGGCCATAGGTGTCGTCGTGCGCTTTGACTACCGCCTCTTCTTCGTCGTCACTCTCTCTATAGCTACCATAACCTTCCTCTTCTCCCTGCTGCTTGAGCTGACCAAGGGACTGCTCGATCCGAGGGTGAGCTGAAATGGGGCGGAAAGCGGGAATAGCGATACTGGTAATCTTCGCGCTCTTCGTGGCCTTCTCTAACGCGGGCGTGAGCGACGAGGACATGGCCAACTGGGAGAACCTTAACTACTGGAAGGACAACCCCCGAATGGCTTACCCCTCGTGGTTCGTCCTCTTCGGCGACAGGACCCCCACGGCCTTTCTGAAGCCGGTGGTTCTTGAGGAGAACGGCTCGCTGGTCTACAGGTTTTCCTACGAACATACCTACCGCGACAAGCCGAGCGACGTTAGGTTCTACGGCCTTCCCTACGGTGGAGAGGTTGAAATAAGCGTTTTGAGGCCGGACGGGATTAGAGTGCCCCTCTATGGCGGTATAGCGACCTCGGGCAACCTCAGCCTCAACACCAACATGCGGGCGGGAGTTGTTTCTTCGCTTTCCGACGTTCTCAATCTCAGCGAAGCTGGGTACGTTCTCTTCTCCGCAACTCAGCTCCTGTTCTCCCGCGACGGAAGTATGGCGACTCTCAACGGGGAGTACGTCTTTGAGGTTCGCTTTGCTGGAAACGCCACACCCTCCGTTGAAATCCTCGGAACCTGCTACGGTCTCCTCGGCACGGACTCCTACGGCAGGGACATGTGGGTCGGCTTCGTCAAGGGAATGAACAACACCCTCTACCTTGCATTCTTCACCACGGTGATAATAGTGGTCCTGGGGGTTCTGATAGGCCTCCTGTCCGGCTACATTGGCGGTGCCCTGGGTGAGTTCATAACGTTCCTCTTGGAGGTTCTCGTCGCTTTGCCGATGCTCCCGATCCTCGTCGTCCTCGTCTGGCTCTTCTCCACCCAGGGCTACGGCCAGCAGGTCAGGATAAACCCCGTCCTCTTCATGTTTTTCGTTGCCCTCCTCACCCTCGGGAAGTTCGCCAAGACGGTTAGAATGATGACGATAAAGGAGAAGGTGAACGAGTACGTCAAAGCCGCGGTGAGCATGGGCGCCGGCACGCTCTGGGTCCTGAGGAGGCACATACTCCCGCCGGTCGGGGAGTTCTCGCTGAGGTACTCCACTATACTCCTAGCCAGGATAGTGGCCCTCGTTTCCGTGTTCGGGTTCTTTGGCCTGATTCCGGGTACCAACTGGGGCTCCTTTATGATAGAGGCCATGAACCAGGGGGCGCTCTACGGGGGCTACTGGTGGTGGATAGTGGCTCCAGGCCTCGCCATGGCCGTCCTGAGCGCCGGTCTGGCTTTCGTCTCCTCTGGCTCCGGTTAGCTACTCCATTATCGCCACCACACCCTTCCACTTCTTGCCGAAGCACTCGCTCGCCAGGACGTGTTTGCCAGTCAGCCGCTCCAGGAGCTTCGTTCCGCCGTCGCACTTCTTGAAGCCCGTCGCTATTCCCACGGTGAAGCCCTCTATTTCCCTTATTCCTACGCGCTTTGTGCCGTCAAGCTTCTCCCTCAGCTCGTCGCCGTACTTCCAGAGTATCCTCCTCGGGTCGAGAAGGAGTTCTCGCTCGACACCGTCGAGGATTTCCTCGAAATCCCATGTGACGTCTTCTTCGGCTTTCTTCTCCCTGCCGAAGAGGGTGAACCTGCCGGTCTGCCACTCCCGGAGGAACCACCTTGCCGTCTCCTCCAGGTCGACCTCGCCACCGGCCTTTATGAGGCCCCTCTTCTCCCCTATCCGCCTGAGGATTTCCTCCTCACTCTCGAACTCCTCGATGCCGAATTTCTCGGTGAGGGCCTCCCTCCTCGTATCCAGAATACGCCTGATGAGTTTGAGCGCCGGTTTGACGGGCTCGTCTATCTTGTCCGCGGGAAAGCCCCCCTTGATGACCAGCTCGTCGAAGTCGTCTATCGGGATGACACCGGGGCTGTCGAGGAGCCATAGCTTTTTGCTCAGCTTTATCAGCTGTTTGCCCTTTGTGTAGCCTGGAATCGGGGCGGTTCCAACCGCTTTCTTTCCCTTCAGGGTGTTGATTATCGTGCTCTTGCCGACGTTGGGGTAGCCGATGAGGGCCACCTTGACCTTTTCCCTCTCATCCAAAAGCGGCCTGGCGAGCCTTTTAATTTCCCTCCTCAGTATCCCGGTTCCCTTTCTCTCGCGGGCGGATATGAAAACCACCGGTATCTCGCTCTTTCGCTTGTACTCCTCGGCCCATTCTTTTGGTACCAGGTCCGCCTTGTTCATGACTATGAGGAGCGGTTTTTCCTCCTCTAGGATGAGCCTCTCAAGCTTTCGGTTCCTGGTTCCTATGGGGTCGCGGGCATCGACGACCTCGACGATAACGTCGGCCTCGTCAACTACCTCCCTCACCACCCTCCACGCCTTTCTCGCCTTCATCTCTCACCACCGTTATCTCGAAGATTACTGTACCGCCGTCCGTGTACGGCGGCCCCGGGTCGAGGCACTGAACGTATGCCTTCTCACCCCTACCCAGGCCTAGTTCACCCGGCTTAATACCCTTTCGCAGCGCAACTATGTACGGCAGCAGCGATGAGAATGCATGGGTGCATATTGCGTCCGTTTCTTCCAGGTTCACCCTGGGTCCCTCGACCACTATCCTGTCTCCGAGGCGAAAAACGGGACATTTTCCCCGGATTTCTACTACGCGAATCTCTAACCGCTCCATACACTCACCGAAACCTAAATAAAGATTGACGTTCAAAAAACTATTTGATATAAGAAGCCAGTTATGATAACGATTGATGGTGGTGCTCAACGTGTCCGAGGATATCGAGGCGAAGATTCGCCGTTTGAGGGAGCTGGGTAAAGCCAGCGCGGAGCCCGAAGTCCCAAAAACCGCTGCCCCTCCTGTCAAAAAGCCTCCCAAGAAGCCCCGTCCTGTGGGGAGCATTAGGGAGAGGGAGAGAAGGAAAAGAATCCTCACCGGCGCCGCGATAGTCATTATCGTCATCCTCATAATCTCCGTGGGTGCGTATTTCTACATACAGAACAGGGCTGCGGAACAGCTTGCCAATGAGAAGAACCAGAAGCTCAAAGAAGTATACACCTACTTCCAGGGGGACATCGTCAACCAGTCCAAGAACTGTACCCAGAAGCCGATAGAGATAAGAAGGGACCTCATCAATGCCATCAAATCTGCTCAGTCGGTTGATGAGCTCAGTGCCGTTGACGTTAAGGGAGCCTACGATCAGGCCCTGAATGAGTACAACGAATGCCTCCAGAGGATAGAGCGCCTGAAGTATGAGAGGGTTCTCAACCAGACCAAGGCTGAGAAGATACGGGACATAGAGACCGAGTTCCAGGGCCTCCTTGCCATGCCACTTCCGGATGATATAAAGGCCAACGTCATAGACTCCATGAAAAGCCTCGAGGCGCAGGTCGAGAGCGCGGAGACCGTGGAGCAGGTGAATTCCATCGACCCGTCCCCCTACCTCCTCGAGCTTTGGAGGGACTATTACTACTATAAGATTGACATGATCCCGGGCCAGGAGGTCATCCTTGAGAGGGAATCCGTCAAGAGGATAGTTAGCAAAGCGGACGCCAAGGCAATCCTGGGCGGGATCCTTGACTACAGGGAGCTCATGCAGTACCAGGTTTACAAGGTTGAGTACGTGGATATAGCCCTTGTCCTCTCAAGGGACAGGATAAACGGTGCCTTCCTCTCACCCGGAGACAAGATCATGGTTTTCGCCAAGAACGATACCAGCGCACAGTTCAAGGAGATAGCCAACGAGGGCTACGTCCAGCTGGTACTCCTGCCGACGGATGCGGGTATTATCTCAGTCAACGAAGCCCAGAGCCAGAGCAGCTCATCCAGTACGTCCTCGAGCACTCAGTACAGTGAGGACCACTCCACCACATACACCCCCGGCGACACCACCATAAGCGATGGACAGACCACCAGCGACACCTACACCAACAGCCAGAGCGCCAGCCAGAGCGCTTCGGCGAGCTACAGCTACTCCGTTGACCTCACCGAGATACTCAAGGCGATCGCCGCTGGCAAGATACAGGCCAGCGATGAGGTCAAGGAGCAGCTCAGGGCCTACGGCTGGGAGGTGGTTGACCTCGAGAAGGAGTCGGGAATGCTCGTGCTCGACCCGAACTCCCAGTTCCTCGTGGTCGTCAGGGTACCCTCGATATTCGTGCCCGACATACTCTCCAACCAGCAGTACCTCTACATAGCTAAGATTGCAACCTGAGGTGGTCGGCATGAAGCGCCTCGTAGCGACCATCTTTATTCTTTTGTTAGCTTCTTCTCTGGTTAGTGCGGAGACTTACAACCTCCCCGGCCAGACCCCGGATCAGAAGCCCTATAACAACATTGGAATCCTCGGGGAGGTCATGGTGGACCTCAACGTTACCGTTGTAAACACCGCTCCCTTCCCCAAGTTCGTGATAGTCAACCCCCGTTACGATTTTCACGTTCTCAGGCTCTCCCATGATGAGTATATGGTCTCCTTCCGCATTGGAAACACCACCTACCACGCTCCCTCCCGTCTTGATAGAACGTCCCTGAACTACTATCTGGGTTTCTGGGTCATGCCCTATGAGACCGTGGTCGTCAACTTCAGGATACCCTACAACAACTCCTACCTTCTTCAGACCGTGGACTATCAGTCCCTCTGCGGCGACTCCGGTAAGATAACCAACGTTACCTATTACGTCATTGGAGGCAATCTGACCTACGGTGGTCACATAGAGGTGCCGGACGACATTTCCATGCTCAGCTGTGGGGTGGCGTATCCCCAGCTGGTGAACACGCCGAAGGTTATCTCAATGAGGAGCATGTTCCCGATGAACGACGGGCACATAAAGGTCCTCAAATACGAGGGAACCGTCACCTTCCGCCTCACCAACGCTCCAAACAGGGCCGGCGTATTCAACACGTTCTTTGCCGCGGCGATACCGGTTATCTTCAAAGATGCCAGGATGTACAACTTCACCCCCAACTACACGATGACCTACAGGGAGTACATGGACGAGTTCGTATGGAGGTACAAGGGACTGGAGCCGCCGAAGAGGAGGGAACCCCAGCAGCTCCCGAGCACGTCCAACCTGTTCCAGCTCTCAGACACCCTTCTGACGGGGGTTACGGTTGGTGCCCCAGAGGTTAAACCCCCGAGGGAAGCGGGTCTTGACTTCCCGGTCTGGATAATTTTCATGGGTAAGGGAGTTGACATAAAATACCACGTGGAGTGGACTGCTGAGGGGCGGTGAGAGTCTGTGTTCGATGAGAAGAAAAAGAAGAAAGAAAGCCTCTCATGGATCGATGAGATACTCAATGGGGAAGATGACCTGCTTGAGAACATGCTGAAGGGGGATGAGAAGAAGAGAAAGGAAGACAAGGGAGAGGGTGTTCCCTTCATCAAAGGAGGCGGCGGGGTAAATCTGGAGGACATCCTGAGCACCCCTACGACCCCAGAGGAGGCGGCGGAGAACAGACCCACCGGTGCCGATATCCTGGGGGAGATATTGGTTAAGGAAGAGAAGCCCAAGGAGAAGCCAAAGCCGGCACCGAAGTCCAAGCCGCCATCCACCCTCCAGGATATCCTTGGTTCTTCCGTACGCGTTGAAGAGACCGCCTACGCCGGAAGGGCTGAGGTTCTTGACGCGTACGGTAACGTGCGTATCCTGAGGGTCAAGGGAGAGCCAGTCCCCCTGTACGAGATACGCCTCCCCAAGCTCAGTCGCGAGGAGGAGGAGCTGTTTTTGAGGATCAAGGACAGGGCTATAACCGAGCTTCAGATAGACCCCTCCGCGTTCCCCAACGCTGAGGAGCGCAGAAGGGTCTTCATGAACGCGGTCAGGAGGATGATAAAGGACGAGGCCCCGCACTTCTCGGAGGGCAGGGTGGAGATACTCGCCGAGATGATAGTCCAGTCAATGATAGGCTACGGCAAGCTGGACCCCCTCGTCCGCGACGACAACCTTGAGGAAGTCATGGTTATCGGGAACAACAGGCCGGTTTACGTCTGGCACAGGCGCTTCAACATGTGCAAGACCAACATTGTGTTCGATGAGGAGAAGGAGATACTGAACATCATCGAGCGCATAGCCAGGGAGGTAGGCAGGAGGATAGACCAGCAGAGCCCCCTCCTTGATGCCCGCCTTCCCGATGGAAGCCGTGTGAACGCCACCATACCGCCGATAAGCATTGACGGACCGACCATAACCATTCGTAAGTTCAAGAAGGACCCGCTCACCATCATAGACCTCATCAAGTACGGTACCATGAACACGGACATAGCGGCCCTTCTCTGGATCTTTGTCGATGGACTCGGTGTCAAGCCCGCCAACGTCCTCGTTGCTGGTGGAACGGGTTCAGGTAAAACCACCACCCTCAACTCACTCGGAATGTTCATCCCGCCGAGCGAGCGTGTCATAACCATAGAGGACACCGCGGAGCTTCAGCTGCCAGTTGAGCACTGGATCAGACTCGAGACCAGACCGCCAAACGTCGAAGGCAAGGGAGAGGTCACGATGGACGACCTCGTTAAGAACACCCTCCGTATGCGTCCTGACAGAATTATCGTCGGTGAGGTTCGTGGTCCGGAAGCGAGGACGATGTTTACTGCAATGAACACGGGACATAATGGGGCCCTCTACGACTTCTCGGTCATACAGCTCTCGGACGGCAGGTTCGTGCTCATCGGTGACCTCATCGATGAACTCTTCGAGAAGTACTCGGACAGAGTTGAAACCTACAAGGATTTGGAGTACATAGCCCTCGACGAGAAGGACAGGTTCGAAGTGGTAAGCGTCGGTCCCGACCTGAAGGCAGGAAAGCACGTCGTTTCAAGGGTCTGGAGGAGAAAGGTAAGGCCCGGAGAGAAGCTTATCCGCGTGAGAACGAGGACGGGCAACGAGGTAATACTCACCAAGACCCACCCGTTCTTTGTCTTCTCCGATGGTGACGTCGTGAGAAAAGAGGCGGAGAAGCTGAAGCCAGGGGACAGAGTTGCTGTGATGAGGAAACCGCCAAGGCCACCGCAGAGGAAGGCCATCGTAAGTCCGGAGGTTTACGCGAGAATAAGTGACTACTACATCGTTCCCAACGGAGAGGGCCTCGTGAAGGTTCCGAACGACGGAATTCCACCTGAGGAAGCCCAATATTTGATCTCAGTCAACTCCCGGCCAGTTAGGATTGTCCGCGAGGTGGACGAGAAGCTCTCCTACGCCGTTGGCGTAATCCTCGGCGACGGCTACATCTCCTCGAACGGCTACTACGTCTCGGCCACCTTCGACGACTCCTCCTACATGAACGCCTTCACCTCGGCCCTGTCGGAGTTCCTGCCGAAGAGCGAGCCCGAAATCAAAAGAAACAATGGTTATACCGTTGTGACCTACGGCTCGAAGATATTCGCCGAGTTCCTTAACAGGGCATTTGGAATCCCGAAGGGTCGGAAGGAGAACATTGACGTACCCGATTTGGTTCTTTCCAACGACGACCTTCTGAGGTACTTCATAGCTGGCCTCTTCGATGCCGATGGCTACGTTGACGAGAACGGCCCGGCAGTGATACTCACGACGAGGAGTGAGAACCTCGCGAGGAAGGTCTGGTACGCCCTTCAGAGGTTGGGGATAGTAAGCACTGTTTCCAGGGTGAAGAACAAAGGCTACAAAGATAGCTTAATCTTCAGGGTCACCGTGAGGGGCGTCGATGATTTAATCAGGTTCAACCGCTCGGTTCCCCTCATGCACTCGCGGAAGAAAGCAAAGCTTGAGGGACTCATCAGGAAGTACAGAGCCTACCGCGGAAAGAGGACCGATCGCGTTCCGATTTCACCGTCAATGCTCGAACCCATAAGAAAGAAACTCAACCTCAGGGTTTCCGAGCTTTCAAAGCTCGCCACCAGCCACGCCGGCGAGAAGGTTTCAGAAAGCCTCATACGCCACGTCGAGAAGGGTAGGGTAAAGGAGATAAGGCGCTCCGCTTTGAAGGGAATTGCAATAGCACTCCAGCAGGTGGCGAAGGATTTGAACGATGACGAGGCCTGGGTTCAGGCGAAGAGGCTTGAGCTAATAGCAGAGGGGGACGTCTACTGGGACGAGGTTATCAGCGTTGATGAGGTCGAGCCGGCGGAGCTGGGTATAGAGTACCTCTACGACCTCACCGTCGAGGAGGATCACAACTACGTTGCTAACGGTATACTTGTTTCGAACTGTATGGGTACAATCCACGCCAACAGCGCCCGTGAGACGATAGTCCGTCTTGAGAGCCCCCCAATGTCCGTCCCCAGGATCATGATCCCCGCACTTGATATCGTCATCATGCAGGTCAGGTTCCACAGCAGAAAGAAGGGTACTATAAGGCGCATCACCGAGATAGCGGAGATATCGGGCATCGAGGCCGAGAGCGTTCAGCTCAACAAGCTCTACAAGTACGACCCGGCGAAGGATGAGCTGGTCC belongs to Thermococcus camini and includes:
- a CDS encoding ATPase, T2SS/T4P/T4SS family — protein: MFDEKKKKKESLSWIDEILNGEDDLLENMLKGDEKKRKEDKGEGVPFIKGGGGVNLEDILSTPTTPEEAAENRPTGADILGEILVKEEKPKEKPKPAPKSKPPSTLQDILGSSVRVEETAYAGRAEVLDAYGNVRILRVKGEPVPLYEIRLPKLSREEEELFLRIKDRAITELQIDPSAFPNAEERRRVFMNAVRRMIKDEAPHFSEGRVEILAEMIVQSMIGYGKLDPLVRDDNLEEVMVIGNNRPVYVWHRRFNMCKTNIVFDEEKEILNIIERIAREVGRRIDQQSPLLDARLPDGSRVNATIPPISIDGPTITIRKFKKDPLTIIDLIKYGTMNTDIAALLWIFVDGLGVKPANVLVAGGTGSGKTTTLNSLGMFIPPSERVITIEDTAELQLPVEHWIRLETRPPNVEGKGEVTMDDLVKNTLRMRPDRIIVGEVRGPEARTMFTAMNTGHNGALYDFSVIQLSDGRFVLIGDLIDELFEKYSDRVETYKDLEYIALDEKDRFEVVSVGPDLKAGKHVVSRVWRRKVRPGEKLIRVRTRTGNEVILTKTHPFFVFSDGDVVRKEAEKLKPGDRVAVMRKPPRPPQRKAIVSPEVYARISDYYIVPNGEGLVKVPNDGIPPEEAQYLISVNSRPVRIVREVDEKLSYAVGVILGDGYISSNGYYVSATFDDSSYMNAFTSALSEFLPKSEPEIKRNNGYTVVTYGSKIFAEFLNRAFGIPKGRKENIDVPDLVLSNDDLLRYFIAGLFDADGYVDENGPAVILTTRSENLARKVWYALQRLGIVSTVSRVKNKGYKDSLIFRVTVRGVDDLIRFNRSVPLMHSRKKAKLEGLIRKYRAYRGKRTDRVPISPSMLEPIRKKLNLRVSELSKLATSHAGEKVSESLIRHVEKGRVKEIRRSALKGIAIALQQVAKDLNDDEAWVQAKRLELIAEGDVYWDEVISVDEVEPAELGIEYLYDLTVEEDHNYVANGILVSNCMGTIHANSARETIVRLESPPMSVPRIMIPALDIVIMQVRFHSRKKGTIRRITEIAEISGIEAESVQLNKLYKYDPAKDELVPTGVPSKTLNTLSHHTGMSVSELELEREKRKIILDWMVEQGIRSIEKVGHYIRQFYIDEEALLKKIAAESSLETSRQIKNII